In the Methylomonas rhizoryzae genome, one interval contains:
- the prsR gene encoding PEP-CTERM-box response regulator transcription factor: MSQSNLLLVVEDDPGLQKQLKWSLDQYEIIIANNRTEAIAALRRHTPLVVTLDLGLPPDPTNASEGLATLKEILSLAPETKIIVVTGNDDRTHAIEAIALGAYDFYQKPVEPDELNLIISRAFHLAELEKDYKNLQQQQFSSSGVIATSPQMLSVMRMIERVAPTQATVLLHGESGTGKEVLAKAIHNYSNRAGQPFVAVNCAAIPESLLESELFGYEKGAFTGAVAQTKGKIEYAQGGTFFLDEIGDLPFSLQAKLLRFIQERVLERLGGRKEIPVDVRIICATHRNLQELIDQQAFRSDLYYRVSEITVEIPPLRQREGDILAIGNALLQRYCKQYNCKEKRFSHEAAKALESYGWPGNIREMENKLKRAVIMSDSNVVSLEDLEIQAQTDNSMPLNLKTVRETAEAIAIKRALHYSDNNIAEASRLLGITRPTLYSLLGKHGIQDAVKPQDGE; the protein is encoded by the coding sequence ATGAGTCAATCCAATCTACTACTTGTCGTCGAAGACGATCCGGGTTTACAAAAACAATTGAAATGGAGCTTGGACCAATACGAAATCATCATCGCCAACAATCGCACGGAAGCAATCGCTGCGCTCAGGCGCCATACCCCGTTGGTTGTAACCCTGGATTTAGGCTTGCCGCCCGATCCAACCAACGCTAGCGAAGGTCTGGCCACGTTAAAGGAAATATTGTCGCTAGCGCCCGAAACTAAAATAATCGTGGTAACCGGCAATGACGACCGAACCCATGCGATAGAAGCCATCGCACTGGGCGCATACGATTTTTATCAAAAACCGGTGGAGCCGGACGAATTGAATCTGATTATCAGCCGCGCTTTTCACTTGGCCGAATTGGAAAAGGACTATAAAAACCTGCAGCAGCAACAGTTCTCGTCTTCCGGTGTCATCGCCACCAGCCCGCAGATGCTCAGCGTCATGCGTATGATAGAACGGGTTGCCCCGACACAAGCAACCGTGTTGTTGCACGGTGAAAGCGGCACCGGCAAGGAAGTATTGGCCAAAGCGATACACAACTACAGTAATCGAGCTGGCCAACCCTTCGTCGCGGTCAATTGCGCGGCGATCCCGGAATCCTTACTGGAAAGCGAATTATTCGGATACGAAAAAGGTGCGTTTACCGGCGCCGTGGCTCAAACGAAAGGTAAAATCGAATATGCGCAAGGAGGGACTTTTTTTCTGGACGAAATCGGCGATTTACCCTTTTCGCTGCAAGCTAAATTATTACGGTTTATCCAGGAACGGGTACTGGAACGCTTAGGAGGCCGCAAAGAGATTCCCGTCGACGTCCGCATCATCTGCGCCACCCATAGAAACCTGCAGGAATTGATCGATCAGCAAGCCTTTAGGAGCGATTTGTATTACCGGGTCAGCGAAATTACCGTAGAAATTCCTCCGCTACGTCAGCGCGAAGGCGATATATTGGCCATCGGTAACGCCTTGCTGCAACGCTATTGCAAACAATACAACTGCAAAGAAAAACGCTTTTCTCACGAAGCAGCCAAAGCTCTGGAAAGCTATGGTTGGCCCGGCAACATACGGGAAATGGAAAACAAACTGAAGCGCGCCGTGATCATGTCCGATTCCAACGTGGTATCGCTGGAAGACTTGGAAATCCAAGCGCAAACCGACAATTCCATGCCGCTGAATCTTAAGACGGTTCGGGAAACTGCCGAAGCGATAGCTATCAAACGGGCTTTGCACTACAGCGACAATAATATCGCCGAAGCCTCCCGCTTGTTGGGCATCACCCGGCCAACTTTGTACAGTCTTTTGGGTAAACACGGTATTCAGGACGCGGTTAAACCGCAAGACGGGGAATAA
- the prsK gene encoding XrtA/PEP-CTERM system histidine kinase PrsK, protein MDHLLFTSYIISSIAYFFLFLLASFRRNRLLAIALAALISLCWSIDVALTAKSNPSFLADTLVFETLRSVAWLYVLTLLLVRHKQNRTALVLFSKPSLIFGLYTASVISIETFPRLLGFVIGLTDTDPRFVAHVVFAVLGLILSEQLYRNTPLNQRWHVKFLCLCMGAMFAVDLVIYSKSLLYKRLDISLWQSRGLIHALLVPFLAVSLSRLESLQIDASQHTPRKTVFYTTILFGCGIYLLLMSITGYYLREFNEEWGETAQSIFVFLALMLLVITFSSGKVRALAKVYFGKHFFHYSYDYREEWLKISKALARHTSVDELKHFIVSTLMDLVESSGGGLWLRDEQGNFFLAAQQNLHLTPQEVEYLKHGHDLPNYLAKKQWVIDFIELAHAPEVYDDIDLSPWCYEDSQVWLIVPLFYLNHLEAFVILTQPRVARKLNWEDHDLLRTVGMQLANAVALHRASESLASSRQFEAYHRLSAFLVHDLKNVTAQIALIVKNAGKHKHNPEFFDDTLETLTHVVSKMQHIVDQLRQGKSGPTKASVINLTDVIQNIQRHHKGSPPLQVEILTNHCAIKTDPTKLTSILTNLIQNAQDATSQTENGYVKLLLTRQHEYAVIKIIDNGIGMDATFIAERLFKPFDTTKGNAGMGIGVYEARDYVQRSMQGKFEVESQPRQGTTITLLLPLAHSGT, encoded by the coding sequence ATGGATCACTTACTTTTTACAAGCTACATAATTAGCTCTATTGCTTACTTTTTTCTATTCCTACTTGCCAGCTTTAGAAGAAATCGCCTTCTCGCAATCGCCCTTGCCGCATTGATTTCGCTTTGCTGGAGCATCGACGTGGCGTTGACGGCAAAAAGCAATCCCTCCTTTCTCGCAGACACCCTGGTTTTCGAAACGTTGCGGAGTGTCGCGTGGCTTTACGTATTGACCTTGCTACTGGTTAGACATAAGCAAAACCGCACGGCACTCGTGTTGTTCTCCAAACCTAGTCTAATTTTCGGCCTATACACAGCTTCCGTGATTAGTATAGAGACTTTTCCCAGACTCTTGGGTTTTGTCATTGGTTTGACCGACACCGATCCCCGCTTCGTAGCTCACGTCGTTTTCGCAGTGCTAGGTCTTATTCTAAGCGAACAACTCTATCGAAATACACCGCTAAATCAGCGCTGGCATGTAAAATTTCTGTGCTTATGCATGGGAGCAATGTTTGCTGTCGATTTGGTCATCTACAGCAAATCGTTACTGTATAAGCGCCTGGATATCTCCCTGTGGCAATCGCGCGGCTTAATACACGCATTATTAGTACCGTTTTTAGCGGTTTCGCTATCACGCCTGGAATCATTACAGATCGACGCAAGCCAACACACTCCTAGAAAGACTGTTTTTTACACCACAATCTTGTTCGGATGCGGCATTTATCTGTTGTTGATGTCCATCACCGGCTATTACCTCAGAGAATTTAACGAAGAATGGGGAGAAACCGCCCAATCTATCTTCGTTTTTTTGGCACTAATGCTGTTGGTGATCACCTTTTCGTCGGGCAAAGTACGGGCATTAGCCAAGGTCTATTTTGGCAAGCATTTTTTTCACTACAGCTACGATTATCGTGAAGAATGGCTTAAGATCAGTAAAGCGCTTGCTAGACACACCTCTGTCGACGAGTTGAAACATTTTATCGTGTCCACCCTAATGGATTTGGTGGAAAGCAGCGGCGGCGGCTTATGGCTACGCGACGAACAAGGCAATTTTTTTTTAGCGGCGCAGCAGAACCTGCATTTAACGCCACAAGAAGTCGAATATTTAAAGCACGGCCACGATTTACCGAACTACCTGGCCAAAAAACAATGGGTCATTGACTTCATCGAATTAGCGCACGCACCGGAAGTATATGACGACATCGATCTCTCGCCTTGGTGCTACGAAGACAGTCAAGTTTGGTTAATCGTACCCTTGTTTTACCTTAATCACCTGGAAGCGTTTGTGATATTGACCCAGCCACGAGTAGCCCGCAAATTAAATTGGGAAGATCACGATTTGTTGAGAACCGTAGGCATGCAACTGGCTAACGCTGTCGCCTTGCACCGCGCCAGCGAATCCTTGGCCAGTAGCCGCCAATTCGAGGCTTACCATCGCTTATCCGCCTTTCTGGTGCACGATCTAAAAAACGTGACTGCGCAGATTGCGTTGATCGTAAAAAACGCCGGCAAACATAAGCACAATCCCGAGTTCTTCGATGATACCCTGGAAACGCTGACGCACGTCGTTTCGAAAATGCAGCACATCGTCGACCAACTGCGGCAAGGCAAGTCAGGCCCCACAAAAGCATCCGTGATTAATTTAACCGACGTCATCCAAAATATTCAGCGCCATCACAAAGGCAGTCCGCCTTTGCAGGTCGAAATATTGACCAATCACTGCGCTATCAAAACCGATCCCACCAAATTAACCAGCATTTTGACCAATTTGATTCAAAACGCTCAGGACGCCACCAGCCAGACCGAAAATGGATATGTCAAACTCCTGTTAACTCGGCAGCATGAATATGCTGTAATAAAGATCATCGACAATGGAATTGGCATGGACGCTACTTTTATCGCCGAGCGTCTGTTTAAACCTTTCGATACCACAAAAGGCAACGCCGGCATGGGGATAGGCGTATACGAAGCCCGCGATTATGTACAACGCAGCATGCAGGGCAAATTCGAAGTCGAAAGCCAACCTCGACAAGGGACGACCATTACTTTGCTTTTACCACTGGCACATTCGGGAACCTAA
- a CDS encoding Crp/Fnr family transcriptional regulator: MKEILDEILNTPQFSEGSAWKRRLYKAGEKIIDKGEVGNSFFMIESGQVRVLGGAEIDGNIRVTPGLCDLGKGAIFGDICLYGSHKRIASVAALTDACILDIRSDMLSIYLDDHPVQGYLFLKALFEIMASRLELANERIERLLAWGIKAHDIDKYL; this comes from the coding sequence ATGAAGGAAATCCTAGACGAAATATTGAATACCCCGCAATTTTCGGAGGGCTCCGCTTGGAAGCGGCGTCTCTATAAAGCGGGTGAAAAAATTATAGACAAAGGAGAGGTTGGAAACTCTTTTTTTATGATCGAGAGTGGTCAGGTGCGCGTGCTAGGCGGTGCTGAAATTGATGGAAACATTAGAGTTACTCCCGGGCTTTGCGATCTAGGCAAAGGAGCAATTTTTGGAGACATCTGCCTATACGGTTCACACAAAAGGATCGCTTCCGTTGCGGCATTGACGGATGCTTGTATTCTGGATATTCGTAGTGACATGTTGAGTATCTATTTAGACGATCACCCCGTCCAAGGTTATTTGTTTTTGAAAGCTTTGTTCGAAATTATGGCTAGTCGGCTTGAATTGGCAAATGAAAGAATTGAAAGGCTTTTAGCATGGGGTATCAAAGCGCATGATATCGATAAATACCTTTGA
- a CDS encoding PEP-CTERM/exosortase system-associated acyltransferase, which yields MSEEANQKLVENFEHYFRIVLASSQAEKDQVYGIRYRVYCEEFKYEALDLFPDRLEVDEYDPYSKHCLIIHRNSNLPAGCVRLVPAMGETELAPLPLEKYCNNSIDHEQVARLNLKRDTVCEISRLAVDTAFRRRTGESLTRFGELNGLHFSPQEQRTFSLIAVACFLAATALTELDGRTNVFAMMEPFLPRLMHRSGIDFHRVGRDVDYHGIRAPYFITTQSALENMDENLRELYKWIKVSLENT from the coding sequence ATGAGTGAAGAAGCCAATCAAAAATTGGTTGAAAATTTCGAGCACTATTTTCGAATAGTTTTAGCCAGCAGCCAAGCCGAAAAAGATCAGGTATATGGAATTAGATATAGAGTGTATTGTGAAGAGTTTAAATACGAAGCGCTAGACTTGTTTCCTGATAGGCTGGAAGTTGACGAATACGATCCGTATTCAAAGCATTGCCTTATTATCCATAGAAATTCCAATTTACCCGCCGGCTGTGTGCGGTTAGTGCCGGCGATGGGAGAGACTGAATTGGCACCGCTGCCCCTGGAAAAGTATTGCAATAACAGTATCGATCATGAGCAAGTAGCCAGATTGAATCTAAAACGTGACACAGTTTGCGAAATTTCACGATTGGCTGTCGATACCGCATTCAGAAGAAGAACCGGTGAGTCGCTAACCAGATTTGGCGAGCTAAACGGATTACATTTTTCTCCTCAAGAACAGCGCACGTTTTCACTGATTGCGGTCGCGTGTTTCCTGGCGGCTACAGCGTTAACGGAATTAGACGGGAGAACGAATGTGTTCGCGATGATGGAGCCATTCCTACCGCGACTGATGCATAGATCGGGTATAGATTTCCATAGAGTGGGAAGAGATGTAGATTATCATGGTATCCGGGCCCCGTATTTTATCACGACTCAATCTGCGCTTGAAAATATGGACGAAAATTTACGAGAGTTATATAAATGGATAAAAGTTAGTTTGGAGAATACTTGA
- a CDS encoding tetratricopeptide repeat protein yields the protein MIDRYNNKKLLQALILSAMMGCESADEQAARHLEKGKDLLAKGNYDQAILELKSSNQANDKRGETYYYMALLDEKNKNFKSMKENLIKVVELEPDNLEAIKKLSKLHLLFGEFDKALKQAEYLLEKNAADEEANLLKASAYVKTGKKVEALTLIDKVLQGNQKSIDALSLKSALKYEEGNVDQALSLVDNALSIEEKNIPLRIFKIKINAKNNNISGVIDDYKKLIELYPDVDNFKLSLASIYAMQDKVDMAEGLLRSMLANQPQKVEPKLILLEFINAKNKSRLESEFYSLLDSSKENPQTILELSKWMLANGNLEQAKKGLQIVIDGKNNGKAALSAMAILADLELSKQDYVSAEKNIENILLADPDFLEANLLKAKFFLLKKEPDKAIELLNKLTWSKNDSDAAFALMGQAYQFKKDRKQADQNFKRALELNPANMQAFAPVYNGYLQANQFENARLYLDKALKSKPNQSVFLTNKAELDIQEKKWDDAQDTVQKLGLFSKNKAIPLYLQANILQGKSNYKAAIELYQKLLSDYPGHVNSMVNLVKCYEALKQTDQAIVFLESHYNKNRSNLATVGVLADLYAANNNLNKAKQLLLLQLKETPDKSASVYLALAKVEAALQKDVESAKQVYIKGLEENPGDLQLSMALAGLYEQTGKINEAIQLYRNIVDKNPDTLLAINNLAALLLESSNDSDLAMGLQLGEKLKDFDNVYFQDTYAWSLIKNGRNKEGLTILESLIVRAPKIPDMHYHLAIAQLNAGNKATAIIELKQAISLADKYKTGFAIKNQALKLLSELKN from the coding sequence GTGATTGATAGGTATAACAATAAAAAACTGCTCCAAGCATTAATCTTAAGTGCGATGATGGGATGCGAATCAGCTGACGAGCAAGCTGCTCGCCATCTCGAAAAAGGTAAGGATTTGCTTGCAAAAGGAAACTACGATCAGGCGATTCTTGAGCTAAAGTCGTCTAATCAGGCAAATGATAAGAGAGGCGAGACATATTATTATATGGCATTATTGGACGAGAAAAATAAAAATTTCAAGTCTATGAAGGAGAATTTGATCAAGGTTGTCGAATTAGAGCCTGATAATTTAGAGGCTATAAAAAAACTAAGCAAGCTGCATTTGTTATTCGGTGAGTTTGATAAAGCACTTAAGCAAGCGGAATATCTGTTGGAAAAGAACGCAGCAGACGAAGAAGCGAATTTATTGAAGGCATCTGCGTACGTTAAGACCGGAAAAAAAGTTGAGGCATTGACTTTAATTGATAAGGTACTTCAGGGAAATCAAAAAAGCATAGATGCCCTATCTTTAAAATCTGCACTCAAATATGAGGAAGGAAATGTCGATCAAGCGTTATCGTTAGTGGATAACGCATTGAGTATAGAAGAAAAAAACATCCCATTAAGAATTTTTAAAATAAAAATAAATGCAAAAAATAATAATATATCAGGTGTTATTGATGATTATAAGAAGTTAATAGAGTTATATCCGGATGTTGATAATTTTAAATTGAGTTTGGCATCCATATATGCAATGCAAGATAAGGTGGATATGGCAGAGGGTTTGCTACGTAGTATGTTGGCAAATCAGCCGCAAAAAGTGGAGCCGAAACTGATATTATTAGAATTTATCAATGCGAAAAATAAATCCAGGCTGGAAAGCGAGTTTTATTCGTTATTGGATAGCTCTAAAGAAAATCCTCAAACAATATTGGAACTATCTAAATGGATGTTGGCAAATGGTAATTTGGAACAAGCAAAAAAAGGTTTACAGATAGTCATAGATGGTAAAAATAATGGTAAAGCCGCCTTAAGCGCTATGGCGATACTTGCTGATTTGGAATTGAGTAAACAGGATTATGTTTCGGCAGAAAAGAATATCGAAAATATTCTTTTGGCAGATCCGGATTTTTTAGAAGCAAATTTGTTAAAAGCGAAATTTTTTCTGCTGAAAAAAGAGCCTGATAAAGCAATAGAGTTATTAAATAAGTTAACCTGGTCGAAAAACGATTCCGATGCGGCATTTGCTTTGATGGGGCAGGCTTATCAATTTAAAAAAGATAGAAAACAGGCTGATCAAAATTTCAAACGAGCTTTGGAGTTAAATCCGGCGAATATGCAAGCATTTGCTCCGGTATATAACGGATATTTGCAAGCGAATCAGTTTGAAAACGCACGCTTGTATTTAGATAAAGCTTTAAAGTCGAAGCCGAATCAATCGGTATTTTTAACTAATAAAGCGGAACTGGATATTCAAGAAAAAAAATGGGACGATGCACAAGATACGGTGCAAAAGCTGGGCTTATTTTCTAAAAATAAGGCTATACCATTATATTTGCAAGCTAACATATTACAAGGAAAAAGTAATTATAAAGCTGCGATAGAGTTGTATCAGAAATTGTTGTCCGATTATCCTGGACATGTTAACTCAATGGTTAACTTAGTAAAGTGTTATGAAGCGTTAAAGCAAACAGATCAGGCTATTGTATTTTTAGAATCGCATTACAATAAAAATAGGTCGAATTTAGCTACGGTTGGGGTGTTGGCTGACTTGTATGCGGCAAATAATAATTTAAATAAAGCCAAGCAGCTTTTATTGCTGCAGCTGAAAGAAACTCCGGATAAATCAGCTTCGGTCTATTTGGCACTAGCTAAAGTGGAAGCCGCGCTGCAAAAAGACGTAGAAAGTGCAAAACAAGTGTATATTAAAGGATTAGAGGAAAATCCCGGAGATTTACAATTATCTATGGCTTTAGCCGGTCTTTATGAGCAAACCGGTAAAATTAACGAAGCAATACAACTTTACCGAAATATAGTAGATAAAAATCCTGATACCTTACTAGCGATAAATAATCTTGCAGCATTATTGCTGGAATCAAGTAATGATAGCGATTTGGCCATGGGTCTACAGTTAGGCGAGAAGCTAAAAGATTTCGATAATGTGTATTTCCAAGATACTTATGCTTGGTCTCTCATTAAAAATGGCAGGAATAAAGAGGGTCTTACGATTTTGGAGTCATTGATCGTGAGGGCTCCTAAAATTCCCGATATGCACTATCATTTGGCGATTGCTCAATTGAATGCCGGAAATAAAGCAACAGCGATAATTGAGCTTAAACAAGCTATTAGTTTGGCTGATAAGTATAAGACTGGTTTTGCGATAAAAAATCAAGCGTTAAAGTTATTGAGCGAATTAAAAAACTAG
- a CDS encoding polysaccharide biosynthesis/export family protein — translation MMYKNIFFIVILVCFSFGCSPPLLEDLKQSSDYTYQIGPGDGLNIFVWGNPELTTIASVRPDGKITVPLVEELLASGKTPYQLARDIEKVLATYVKSPQVVVMVSEFKGVRDQQIRVIGRIGGGVGGGGSGNNSTGGGSLGGSGSTGGGSVGGSRSGGIGRYQGKAIPYERGMTLLDVIIQIGLNQYADGNRSTVIRNVDGELRAYRVRIDDLIDDADLTANVLMMPGDILIIPDTYF, via the coding sequence ATGATGTATAAGAATATTTTTTTTATAGTAATTTTGGTTTGTTTTTCTTTTGGATGCTCGCCCCCGTTATTAGAAGATTTAAAACAATCTTCAGATTATACCTATCAAATTGGGCCCGGAGACGGCCTGAATATTTTTGTCTGGGGTAATCCGGAGCTGACTACTATAGCCAGCGTTCGGCCTGATGGAAAAATTACCGTTCCCTTAGTGGAAGAGCTTTTGGCGAGTGGTAAAACTCCATATCAGTTAGCGAGAGACATCGAAAAGGTTTTAGCGACATATGTGAAAAGTCCGCAAGTTGTCGTAATGGTTTCGGAGTTTAAAGGGGTAAGGGATCAACAAATACGCGTAATAGGCAGAATTGGTGGCGGTGTTGGCGGAGGTGGTTCCGGCAATAATTCAACGGGTGGTGGGTCTCTTGGCGGCAGCGGATCTACAGGAGGAGGAAGTGTAGGTGGGTCCAGATCCGGTGGAATAGGTAGATATCAAGGTAAAGCAATACCTTACGAACGAGGTATGACATTGTTGGACGTTATTATCCAGATTGGGCTAAACCAGTATGCTGACGGTAATAGGTCTACGGTAATTAGGAATGTAGATGGTGAATTAAGAGCCTATCGAGTCCGGATAGATGATCTGATAGACGACGCGGATTTAACAGCGAATGTATTGATGATGCCCGGTGATATCTTAATTATCCCTGATACCTATTTTTGA
- a CDS encoding XrtA system polysaccharide chain length determinant has translation MQQELTEVYFYVKGTLKYKRIAIVLALLVCVAGWAFVFLMPDKFESKAKVHIDSSTVIRPLMRGMVIDPDISSLIRIIQQLMFTRPNLEKIIQLSELKPEAINGLISNDYLEEFKKDITISAARDRDIFDIGYASTNPEVAQSVVQAVLTVFSEQAQGKALADASDAQRFIEQQIRDYEIRLQEAEKAKEDFKRANIDYLSGEADQFQMLNQLKEQLNVALQNLQQAEARRNVIAEQLKTIQESDEDWGVTNLSESASVEDSRIAELKNKKTDLLIKYTDNHPDIVAIDRLIESLEQEKLQSSKSENGEFDLIGPQKMSNPYVQTLKISHDNASADVASSQALVDSIKNRIGRLQQGLNERLAIETEMKNLNRDYETINSQYSELLERRERAHITEQVDDQASRLKFKIADPPTKPTKPSAPNRKLFYSVVLAGGIVAGFGIAFLMYFIRPVFMSARQVRVVTGLPTLGSISLTNEAESRARKIDWILWSTMTFITVGYAGIMIYEFFK, from the coding sequence ATGCAACAAGAGTTAACTGAAGTTTATTTTTACGTCAAAGGTACTTTAAAGTATAAAAGGATCGCAATTGTGCTTGCGCTTTTGGTTTGTGTGGCGGGTTGGGCATTTGTATTTCTTATGCCTGACAAGTTTGAATCAAAGGCGAAGGTGCATATAGATTCATCTACTGTTATTCGTCCTTTGATGCGAGGTATGGTAATAGATCCGGATATTTCTTCGTTGATACGTATTATTCAGCAGTTAATGTTCACTAGACCGAATTTGGAGAAAATTATCCAACTTTCCGAGCTAAAACCGGAAGCAATAAATGGTTTAATATCTAATGATTATTTGGAAGAGTTTAAAAAAGACATAACTATTTCGGCGGCTCGAGATAGAGATATATTCGATATCGGTTATGCATCTACCAATCCGGAAGTTGCACAAAGTGTCGTTCAGGCTGTATTGACAGTGTTTTCGGAACAGGCACAGGGTAAAGCGTTGGCTGATGCTAGTGATGCTCAACGGTTTATAGAGCAGCAAATTCGTGATTATGAAATACGCTTACAAGAAGCCGAAAAAGCAAAAGAAGACTTTAAACGTGCAAATATAGATTATTTGTCTGGTGAAGCCGATCAGTTTCAAATGTTAAATCAATTAAAAGAGCAATTGAATGTAGCGTTGCAAAATCTACAGCAAGCCGAAGCCAGAAGAAACGTGATTGCCGAGCAGTTAAAAACAATTCAAGAGTCTGATGAAGATTGGGGCGTAACCAATTTGTCGGAATCCGCATCTGTGGAAGATTCCCGTATTGCGGAACTAAAAAATAAAAAAACAGATCTATTAATTAAGTATACCGACAATCATCCGGATATTGTGGCTATTGATAGATTAATTGAATCACTGGAGCAAGAAAAGCTACAATCGAGTAAAAGTGAAAACGGCGAATTTGATTTAATTGGTCCTCAGAAAATGTCGAATCCATATGTGCAAACTCTGAAAATTTCGCACGATAATGCATCGGCTGATGTGGCATCAAGCCAAGCCCTTGTCGATTCTATAAAAAATAGAATTGGGCGTCTACAACAGGGGTTGAATGAGCGTCTCGCAATAGAAACGGAAATGAAGAATCTCAATAGGGATTACGAGACAATTAACTCTCAATATTCTGAACTCTTGGAACGCAGAGAGCGAGCACATATAACGGAACAAGTTGATGATCAAGCTTCTCGGTTAAAATTCAAAATTGCTGATCCACCAACAAAACCAACTAAGCCGTCAGCACCTAACCGCAAATTATTTTATTCGGTTGTACTTGCCGGCGGGATTGTAGCCGGTTTTGGTATAGCCTTCTTAATGTATTTTATTCGTCCAGTGTTTATGTCTGCTCGCCAAGTAAGAGTGGTTACA